Within Spinacia oleracea cultivar Varoflay chromosome 4, BTI_SOV_V1, whole genome shotgun sequence, the genomic segment ACAAAGAGGTATGCTCGTTCATATGGACTAACATAATATGCAGGTTCGGAATACCGTCAGAAATCATCTGCGACAACGGATCACAATTCATCAGCGACAAgacaagagctttctgcaaaacATGGAACATCGAGCTAAAGACGTCGACGCCCAGATACCCCCAAGCAAACGGACAGGCGGAATCCAGCAACAAAACGATCATCGCGTCGCTGAAAAAGCGGTTGGACGACAAGAAGGGGCGATGGGCAGAAGAATTTCCatccatcctatgggccaacaggacgacgcctaggacggcgacgggacagactcccttctcactcgtttACGGGTGCGAAGCGGTACTTCCCCCTGAAGTGACGTTGCCCAGTGCACGATATGGACTCATGACGCCAGAGCAAAACGACGTAGAACTCAGCGAAAACCTCGACAACACAGAAGATCTCAGGGAAGCAGCATTGATAAGAATGGCGTCACAACAACAGATCGTGGCAAAATGcttcaacaaaaatgtcaaagtgaaAATGTTCAAAGAAGGAGATTGGGTACTGCGCAGAGTATTTCAAAACACGAAAGAATTAAACGCGGGTAAGTTAGCACCAGCTTGGGAAGGACCGTACTTGATCGACAAAATCGtcggaaagggggcatacaGACTCATTACCAAAGATGGCAAGTCGGTCCCCCGAAGCTGGAACGCAACACATCTTAAACTCTACCATTTTTGAAATCTCGTCGTGACCAATTTTATCAGTCGTCGTATCGTCGTCTTTACTTTTCTTTATcgctttattttaaaaaaaaccattactgacttaggcatcggagggccgttggcacccccaacggccaatcctcctagcgacccctgttttcttttgcagaatgCAAGACGCACGACGAATGACATCCATAAGCAACAACGTACGACTCAGAACGAGATCGCAAGAGACAACGAACTAACAACGCAGGTATGATTTTACACATCAGTCGGTTCAATACTTATTACTTGCAAAGCATTTGCTACACGAAACTAAGACATCAAAACGCGACGGGATAACCATAAAGAACAGACGactaaggaaaagaaaaacaaacttaACATACACGACGCGCGACCCCTAAGGCCACGACTTCCGAAATCCAAACACCGCGTCGCCACTACCGACGACGAATAAAAACAttccaaacacaaaaacaaaacacaagtcatccaaaccacctcgtcgccgccatcgacgacgagtaaagaagttcaccaacaaaacacaaaaccaaCAAAAATTCGAAAACTACAAACTATTACATCCCTTCTTCCTGAGTAGAGACCGCGGCTTCCTGCTCCGACTCTTGCTCTGGGGGCACGACTGGCGCCTCCACCGACGCCACGTCCAACGTCTCGTCTTGAGAAACGACGAGGAGGGCCTCCTCTTCGCACCCAACAGCTAAAACCTCCCCCTCTTGGTCCGGAACAGGCGCACTCACCACCAACAAAGCCGCATCCACCTCCGTCGCCTCAGTACTAGCAGTATCAGCCGTCTTAGCCAACTCCTCCGAATCCACCACAGGCACCGACAGGTCAGCCATAGTGCCGCCATTAGCCAGATAGTCATCCACCTCCTTTTGACACGGCCAAAGGCTAGTCTCCCCAATCAGGCAGGAATACATCATCTGCGCCCGCGTCCTCCATATAGCAAGAGCCTCGACGTCCTTCGCCTCCTCCTGCAGGGCGTCGTACAAGCTCCTCAATCCATCCAACTCCTCCGTCGTCGAGGTCAACTCCTCCTTCACTTTCTCCAGATCTTTGGCCACGTCGGCTAACTGCTTATCCTTACCTTTCAATTGATCACCCTTGGCCTTAACCACCGCAGCAAGATCCACGACCTTCTTCTCAGCAGCTTTCCACTTCGCTTCCCACGACGCGGCCGCCTTCTTCGCCGTCGCTGTCAGCTGCCTTGCATTCGTCACCTCATCACACAGCAACGAACACTGCCTGCGTACAGCCAAGGCAGCCTGCGACGCCTGCGCAAAAACCAATGCCAAAACAGATTTACACAACATACATCTTTcgcaaacaaaaaagaagaaaaaactaaataaaactcACCCGCAGACTAAGCTCAGCGGCGTCCGACGCGACAGGAAGAGGATCCACCTCGTGGTATCGTCGATACGTCGTAGGCAAGATCAAGCGATCAGCGAAAGGCCATATAACCGACGCCTCTTCATCACCCAAGAAGCTTGGGGGCAAAGTGATAACCGTCTCCTCGACGGGATCCGTCTCGACAGGTCGCTTCTTGGCCGACGAAGTAGACACTTTACTAACGTCGACAGCAGCAGACGACGCCTTGAACGGCTGTGGAGGCGGCGACGAAGCAATCGGATGAAAGCCTTCGGCTCCTATGACGACAGGCGTCTCGGCCGACGAACCTATCGCAGAAAAACGAGGTACGACCGTCATACCTCGTCCACCAGAAGTCGAGGACGACCTCAGTCGCTTCCTTGCACGCTCCTGAATCTCGCTCTGAGACATCCTCGACACAGGACGAGACGAAAGAGTATGCTCTACAcccaatacaaaaaataaaggTCAAACATTAtccaaagcaaaaacaaaaatatatacaaacccCGAAATAAACAAACGACAAATACCTGAGTTGTCAGCCATATCACCTACTTCACCTTCGGCGGACGATGAGTTTGCCACTACCTCCTCAAGCAAATCCAACCTTTTCCGACGACGAGTCAGTTGACCTGATTCCTCGTCTATCTCCTCCTCCTCGGCAACGTCGCCTGACCGGTCCACCTCCTGCTCGTCTAAAAACTCTCCGTCGCGACTGAAAGACCTATCCTCGACAGAATAACCCAAGAACCTCCGATACTTATCCTCAGAATCagcgttcaactcagtcaacgacgacgccttgacaactgcaaaacaaaaccaagtaaGGCGACGTTCAGTAAAACGACGAGAAACAAGGATAAAATGACACATTTACCTTCCATCGTCCATCCCTCGACCAGAAACCGCCCTTTATCTCCCAGAGAATCTTTGCCTACAAAGACAAAACGACTCTGCCAACCCCTGTCGTTCACACCTAAACCAACACCTAAGTTCGTCTTCCCCTTCTTCGTAACCAAGGTATACCTACAACACTTCTGCAGTGCTAGGTCGTAAGTGTACATCAAATCAGACAGGTCAAACGGCGTACGCCAGTTCGCAGTAACTCCGTGCACCACCGTGAAAACCCGCCATATCTGGGGCATCAACTGACCCGGACTCAAATGGAAAACCTCGATAAAGGACCTAACTAGAGGAGTGAAAGGAAACTTGAAGCCAATTGTGAACGGATACTCATACATAACCACATACCCCTCTGGACAGTCAAAGGCTTCCTCATCCGAGCCGGGAATCTTCACTTCCGCCGACGGCGGCAAACCAGCAAGTTCAACAAAAGCCGCCGGATCCACCACAGTAGAATATATCGGGTTAAGGGACTTAACCCGAGTGGAACCCGACTCCCCCTTTCCTCTCGCTACAACCGACTTAGATCTACCCAtctcacttacaaaaatctacaaGGAAATCGAAAAAGAAAGCAAATTTTACCTGAAATCGAACAAACTCAGTGCGAAAATCGACTTCGctttctccctcttctctctcctgctttcggatctagaaattttttgaaaaacttGGTGTGAAGAACTTTATTGCATGTCGTGAATTGGTATTTATTACTCTAGAATTTTGAACGGTTTTATCCCACGAACTAGGCAGTTGAAGACggttttttaatttgaattgtttcttttgctcTGTGTGACTCCGCAAACtcacaattgggggcaaactgttatcccactttttggactaacgacataaccgttctaacgtttgatcatgtcgtgtcagcCAGGTCCTGTCGTGTCGCAGGTAAACACAGCTCCAGGGAGATACGTCCGACGTAGCATCGTACGACGAGGTATAACCGACGAAGGACAGGCGACAGAGTACAGGCAACTGAGACACGTCCTCGAGAAACGGGTTGATGAAGATAAGTTGACCTAAAGCCCATGATAGGCAGCGCCGTCAAGCTAGCAAGAACGAGTCCAAGACACCCGCGAGAAGCGCGGAAGCAGTTAAAGGTTGAAGAGTCGTGTGACAAAGATACTCCTATCTTTGTGGGATTTCCTCAACCGATCAGACCGTTGAGAATATCCTATAAAAGGACGAAGATAATGATAAGCAAGGCACGTTGATTCAAGCAAAAAGACTCTTAAGCTATAAACTGTTTCAGTATtcattattgtacttgagatttTTGATATCGATTCTTAGAGAGaaaagcataaacaatcatatagaatacttagtggattgatagcctcatagctatccgcggttttttaccttattcctgggttttccgcgtcaacactcctctgtgtcgtgcctctttatttgtgtcgttgattctttgtttagttagtgtcgaccctagccgaaagtcgcccccatacgaattttggcataaacaaTATGTACTAGTGATGACTTCATATAAAAAACTAAGATGCAAGCTACTAGTTGCCTTACTGATTAGCAGTGTCACTTGTTGCAGTACCTGCCTAAAACGTTTGTTAAAGCAAGTGGTCTAGAAAACAGATGCTCTATCATAAAGCTCATTAGGCGGAGAAAGTGAAGCCTGGGAAGTAAATCTGAATTACAGGAAGTATAATAGCCAGGCCTTTATAAAGGGGGATTATAAGAAATTCCAGGCAGCAAACAGTCTCAGACCTGGAGGACATCATCGCAGAAAAGAAGACAAACAACAAGAACCCAGCCAGGCTGCAAATAGTCTCAGAATTTGTTTTGTATTGGtttgtataaaaaaaaaaactctactTCTTTAGTTACTGCAAAATTTTGCTGACTGTTTTTCTCGTGTGAGTTCTCTAATGAGGTTTGGAGTAATATCTTACATTGGATGGGCTATCAGAGAACTAATGGGGCTTGGTATTTTGAAGTGCAGTTAATAGAGCAGCATAACAATAATTTTGTTCCACATAATTTGTATAGAATGGCTGTTTTGAAAAGGACTATCCAGATATTCAAGTAAAATCCTTAAGGGAATCTACCATCTAGCAGAGTTCAATGAAAAAGTAAATGATAGATGCATGCAACAAGCTTAGGATCTTGTCGTAAATAACCTTTTAAGTGAATACTGCAGGGATTTGAAAGTACCGGGCCTTTCTTCGGAGGGTTTGCTGCTCATATATACGAGAAGATCCCAACCGAGACCTGATGTTGAACCTAATTTCAGTGCAAGTTAGTTGCAGCGACATGTTCGATACCATTTGATTTTCAACAATAACATCCCCTTTACTTATCAGCAATCACACCAACCTACTGTAGTAGCTTACCAAGCATCCAAGAATCTGCAGAACCATCAACTAAGAATTGCAGCAACACATCAACTGCAACAATTCTGCCAAAAAAATTTAGTTGCACCAAGTTCGGACAACAGCTATATTTAGATCTCTACAAACAAATTGAGACTAATGACAAACTAGCCTTCATGTGGTTGTGCTCATAAAAGATCAAATTAAAAGTAAGTTGCTTGTGTAAATAGGAGCTTAAGATACGAGCAAGAGATCATAAAATGGATAGAATTAAGTTCTAAGACCCTCCCTCAGATTTGAATAACACAATTCACACTACATAACATCAAAagaatgaatagaattcataaCCCCAACAAACCCTAATAAAATATCAAACTAATCAATCAATAAGCACAACAATCCGCATAAAAACACAGAACTGATTCTAGAGGAAGAAGAAGTGATGCCTCACATATGATAAATCAGAGAGTGTACACAATAAGTGACACAAACAACCCAAACCAAACAAGAATCAATCCAATTAATCCAATTGTTCCTCAACTAACCAAGAATTCAAGAAAATCAAAACCTAATTGCAACCAATATAGCAGTTCATTTAACAACGATACCTATTTTAGTATCTATGTATTTATTCGAAGAAAACACTGACCTAGAATGTCGAAATTTAACAAGGATTTCAAAGAATTTCACTTATTCTCTATAACTCGAGATCTCCGCAAATACCAAAATTATCCGGCAATTAGAACCTAATCAGAATTTAAAATTACAA encodes:
- the LOC110783879 gene encoding uncharacterized protein isoform X1 translates to MGRSKSVVARGKGESGSTRVKSLNPIYSTVVDPAAFVELAGLPPSAEVKIPGSDEEAFDCPEGYVVMYEYPFTIGFKFPFTPLVRSFIEVFHLSPGQLMPQIWRVFTVVHGVTANWRTPFDLSDLMYTYDLALQKCCRYTLVTKKGKTNLGVGLGVNDRGWQSRFVFVGKDSLGDKGRFLVEGWTMEVVKASSLTELNADSEDKYRRFLGYSVEDRSFSRDGEFLDEQEVDRSGDVAEEEEIDEESGQLTRRRKRLDLLEEVVANSSSAEGEVGDMADNSEHTLSSRPVSRMSQSEIQERARKRLRSSSTSGGRGMTVVPRFSAIGSSAETPVVIGAEGFHPIASSPPPQPFKASSAAVDVSKVSTSSAKKRPVETDPVEETVITLPPSFLGDEEASVIWPFADRLILPTTYRRYHEVDPLPVASDAAELSLRASQAALAVRRQCSLLCDEVTNARQLTATAKKAAASWEAKWKAAEKKVVDLAAVVKAKGDQLKGKDKQLADVAKDLEKVKEELTSTTEELDGLRSLYDALQEEAKDVEALAIWRTRAQMMYSCLIGETSLWPCQKEVDDYLANGGTMADLSVPVVDSEELAKTADTASTEATEVDAALLVVSAPVPDQEGEVLAVGCEEEALLVVSQDETLDVASVEAPVVPPEQESEQEAAVSTQEEGM
- the LOC110783879 gene encoding uncharacterized protein isoform X3 — translated: MSSKPSEERPVVKASSLTELNADSEDKYRRFLGYSVEDRSFSRDGEFLDEQEVDRSGDVAEEEEIDEESGQLTRRRKRLDLLEEVVANSSSAEGEVGDMADNSEHTLSSRPVSRMSQSEIQERARKRLRSSSTSGGRGMTVVPRFSAIGSSAETPVVIGAEGFHPIASSPPPQPFKASSAAVDVSKVSTSSAKKRPVETDPVEETVITLPPSFLGDEEASVIWPFADRLILPTTYRRYHEVDPLPVASDAAELSLRASQAALAVRRQCSLLCDEVTNARQLTATAKKAAASWEAKWKAAEKKVVDLAAVVKAKGDQLKGKDKQLADVAKDLEKVKEELTSTTEELDGLRSLYDALQEEAKDVEALAIWRTRAQMMYSCLIGETSLWPCQKEVDDYLANGGTMADLSVPVVDSEELAKTADTASTEATEVDAALLVVSAPVPDQEGEVLAVGCEEEALLVVSQDETLDVASVEAPVVPPEQESEQEAAVSTQEEGM
- the LOC110783879 gene encoding uncharacterized protein isoform X2, which encodes MLGSTSGLGWDLLVYMSSKPSEERPVVKASSLTELNADSEDKYRRFLGYSVEDRSFSRDGEFLDEQEVDRSGDVAEEEEIDEESGQLTRRRKRLDLLEEVVANSSSAEGEVGDMADNSEHTLSSRPVSRMSQSEIQERARKRLRSSSTSGGRGMTVVPRFSAIGSSAETPVVIGAEGFHPIASSPPPQPFKASSAAVDVSKVSTSSAKKRPVETDPVEETVITLPPSFLGDEEASVIWPFADRLILPTTYRRYHEVDPLPVASDAAELSLRASQAALAVRRQCSLLCDEVTNARQLTATAKKAAASWEAKWKAAEKKVVDLAAVVKAKGDQLKGKDKQLADVAKDLEKVKEELTSTTEELDGLRSLYDALQEEAKDVEALAIWRTRAQMMYSCLIGETSLWPCQKEVDDYLANGGTMADLSVPVVDSEELAKTADTASTEATEVDAALLVVSAPVPDQEGEVLAVGCEEEALLVVSQDETLDVASVEAPVVPPEQESEQEAAVSTQEEGM